GAACCATAGGTTGTTCGGTGAAATTGAGGGATTGATTCCCGGTGCGAAAGTGACTCCAGCAGAGGTGGCGGAGCAGCTGCTGAAAGGCGAGGAGAGTGACAATTCATTGATGGATTTGATTGAATTTCTGAAGGTGAAAACAagggaaaatgaagaaggtggagagaaggagaaggaagggaagaaagaagggaaagaaaatggaagggaaaatgaagaaggtgGAGAAAAGGAGGAGAAGGAAGGGAAGGAAAATGGTAGAGTAGCTTCAACAGAGAAATAATGTTTTCCGGTGGCCGTGATGACGATGATGACGAAGAacatatttactaatttacCCCTCACTATGttgaaattaatcaattaattgtattttttcttttttttgtttgtaaagGATGAGAAAATACGTtagataaaactaaaaataaaaggtataTTGAAATTGACAGTGTGTACTGTGTTAAAGTTGATTAATTTAGAAAGTTGGACGGAAATTAGTAAAGAAATATTGAATAGCCAGGAAAGAAAGGATCCAAATTAGGAGTTGAGTtgaagtgaaaagaaaatgtcacaTTTTGCAATAGTCAAATAAATACTAATTGGAGAAACTTTTGCTTcctttgtaaaagaaaaatcaacctCTAATTTAATAAGTCTCCCGAGAAAAATCAACCtctaatttattgaaatattgcTTGGGTTCCAACTAAGACATAGGAGAGAATGAATTCTCTTCAcctaaatacttttttcttcttcttattttcttttttcaagatcGGATTTTCAATCCAACACATTCTTgccttcttttttatatatatatttaaataactaCGTAAGGATaactttttgctttttaaatcaaaccctattcaaattttaattgtaatttatctttcattcatttgtcatgaattttataaaaaaaaaattatttgtaattttataaaaccCTATTTGTTGACCGACATCCATGAATAAAGATGATAGACCCTTTATTATAACATCACTACAAGGATAATGGATTTGCCAACGCAGTAGTGCGtcagaaaaatggaaaaaacgTTGACAAAAGTTATACTCTTAATGTCATAAATAAGACCATCAACCAAAATGTCGAAAGTAAAACATTTAGAATACTTTAACCGCGCGTGCTAAAGGAATGACGTCGAGCGTGTATTATCCCAAACGTCGTTGATGTGAACGTAAAAATAACGTCAACAACGGGGTAAGTCCAACATCACGTCCACGGGTCGgatgtttattttatgtaaaaattttgaaggaaagaaaaggagagtTTTAGGCAGTGTGTGAAGACTGAAGGGGGGAGTGGGCGAATGGAAGTCGTCGCTTGGGAGTCACGTGTGGGTCGCactcatattaattattacgTGACTCTCTTAAGttataattacttttcttAGCAATGTATTCATGTATTGATATATACCTTTGATATGGTTGATAGTGGTACATAGactttgaattaaaataatagaattttgaattgaCCCCACCTCCCAAAAGACTTTTCTTTTGAGTCTCTTTTCCGTTGGTCAAGACGATGGATCCTGAAAATGGCCACCTCAGATCGTTATTTATCCACTCTTCTCATTGCCATTTACTTCAAtgattcttcttccttctactACTTCACCACTTCTTTGATTCATTACTCCTCATTTTCCACCATGCCTTCCAACCCCTCTTCCTCCCATCCTAATTTCGCCAATGTCAAGCCTTTACTTACTGCCGCCGCCTCCTTTGCCGCCACCCTCGTCCTAGCTCGCTCCGTCGCCAACGACTTATTGCCCCCTCATCTCCGATCCTATTTGTACCATGGTTGTCGAGACATCTTCAACCGGTTCTCCTCCCAACTCACTATGATCATCGACGAGAGGGACGGCCTCGGCCCCAACCAAATCTACGACGCCGCTGACACCTATTTGGCCACCAAAGTCTCCCCCTCCACTCACAGACTCAAAGTCACCAAGCCCGAGAAGGAAGATAACATCACCACCACCATGGAAAGCAACCAGCAAATTACTGACATCTTCGATGGCGTCCAATTTCACTGGGTCCTCGTTTGTAGCCAAATCGAGGAACAAAATCTCTACAATCCTCGGTTACCTTTCCGTTCTACCGTCCGATCTTTCAAACTCTGTTTTCACAGGAAACACAGAGACATGGTACTCAAATCGTATTTGCCCCATATTCTTCACCAAGCTAAAGAGCTGAAACAGCAGACTAAAACCTTGAAGATCTACACCTTTGATTTCCGTCACATGTACGGCAACAATTCGAATTTATGGATTCCGACCAATCTCGATCACCCCGCCACATTCGAGAAGCTCGCCATGGACTCTGAGATTAAGGATTTCATTTTGAGAGATCTCGAACGGTTTGTGAAGAGGAAAGAGTATTACAGGAAGGTGGGTAAGGCTTGGAAGAGAGGGTATTTGTTGTACGGTCCGCCAGGAACTGGGAAATCGAGTTTGATTGCAGCAATGGCAAATTACTTGAGATTCGCTGTGTATGATTTGGAATTAACAGAGATCCAGTGTAATTCCGATCTGAGGAAATTGCTGATTGGAATGGGAAATCGTTCGATTTTGGTGGTGGAGGATATTGATTGTTCGATTCAATTTCAAGATCGAGAGTCGGAAAGtgctgaagaagaaaacataccGTTTAGGAGGAGAACAACACAGGTGACGTTATCGGGTTTGTTAAATTTCATTGACGGGTTGTGGTCGAGCTGCGGGGACGAGAGGATTATTATATTCACGACGAACAGGAAAGAGAAGTTGGATGGGGCATTGCTCCGGCCGGGAAGAATGGACGTTCATGTTCACATGTCGTATTGCAGCCCTTGTGGGTTTCGGCTTTTGGCGTCCAATTACCTTGGGATTGAGAACCATCAGTTGTTTGGTGAGATCGAGGAGTTGATTTTGAAAGCAAAAGTGACACCGGCGGAGGTGGCAGAGCAGCTGCTTAAAGGGGAAGACGGTGATACAGCATTAAGGGAATTGATGGAGTTTCTGGAAgataagaaaatgagaaatgaagaagaaaggaagggCAAAATTGATGATGAATCTGAAATGGAAGCTGGAGAAAAGGAGGAGAGGAAAGAAGAGAATGAAGGTATAGCGGCCTGAAGTTGAAGATGAACTAAATGACGGGTATTATAGCTATGTTCATGCTtccattcaaataattaaaatcgtGTAACGGCTACTACATATGTGtgcatttaaccaaattaaatatatatatatatatatatatatatatatatatatacatacatacacacactcGCTTATAAACTATATACTAAGATTGAAGTTTAATATTCAACTCAATTCTATCTTATTTTTATGGGTTTATACTCAATTCTCtaatcatatattttgttatatagtaTATACTCTTcctaccttttttttatatataaattatttaaagttgttttattAGGTATGACCATACTTgctaataataatttggtaaTAGTGTTCAAATAGCCCCAACAATATCTATTGCTAAAACCAAATTGTAAAGATTGAATTGGGTTGGAAttggattcaattttttatgttttttttttcaagttgaGATTTGGGTTAATCAATTGCAGcaattccaaatatttatgCATTAATCAAAAAACCAATTGTAGTTGTCTGCTTAAAATTAATTGGCAGtaatatgcttttattttcatttaatataattctaaactttaaaatttgaaatataatgaaaaccataaaaatattattttcaagatttgaattatacatataaaaaaaaaagagagaattcaCATTATGTATCAAAGATCCCATAAATTCGAGaccataaaaaaagaaaagaatagaaaaactaTGTGTCCAATTATATGGGGCAAATCACTTTGATCTGGTCAGCCAATGCATTCAAAgtcatttaataaaatgtagaaaaatgagaagttccatttttttccaaatggtcaaataaacacaattgCACCCATTTCTTTCGTTCTTTGGCTAGGAAAAATACTTAACTTAATACaacaacttattttattaactcGTTAGGttactttttaatattgttaaatatcaatattacgaaaaaatttataaattcatgGATAATATATTAAGTTtagattaatatataaaacaatttatattaatttacatgttcgataataatttattaattgtatgaagatttaaaataattgtagaaGCTCATTGGTCTTCACGGCAAATTTGAAGGACAAAAATAAATGCTTGTTGAATTTGGGCATGTGGGTATCccctcttttgtttttatttctctacCCACTAAACTTGGACTTCACCTTTTCtaactaataattattgtCACAATACTTGCTGATGCACATATTACATATGTATTGCCTCATTTTATACCTTTCTTTCATTGGTTCTTTCGTCCactctaattataattaattatatgtatagaaaataaaataaaatatttttatatttagtgtAATGGTTGCATTCATAAAactttatgatttaaattgatacaacatttaaatttaaggtTTTGAATCAATACAATTATTAGAGTTTAGGgttcaaattgataaaaactCCACGGTTTAggtatataaattgaaattttcttaagtAATACTATAAAGTATACAACATATTGACATTTTTCATGTATCTAAGTAGAACAtttcttgcattttttttctatcaatgCTAACAAAACCTACATTCTTGAcactttttttatacaaatatatttgtgttttcttatatattaaGTAACATTGTTGTTGACAATAATTTTACAATGATATTCTTGGCCTTTAATAAACGCTACCGTTAATGTCAGTTTGAGTATTTTTGTCatgattattaatttctctGTTGTATTGACACCAACTTGAATgatgattttaaaaagtcTTAAGTATTGCATTCTTATTTTATGTAAGCGtcttaatttgattttaccTCTTTGCTTATAGATGGTGGtattcatttaataataatattgattcaTAAAATCACATTATTAATTAGTATTGTTGATTTTAGTAATGATTTTAGTGACAACCTAGTTTTAATGATTTTAGTAATTAGTATTGTTGATTTGTGGTATAGTTGAGGGTGGATTAGACATTCCCGAACCgcagaagaaaatattgtaattaatttgtgtttaataagAACAACgtcttctattttatttatttaaaaatagtataatAATATACCCTTTTTTAGAGATGGAAGAGTGTGTAGAAAGGTTGGGAATCTTGGGAATGGAttcaaaaaagacaaaagttTGATTATGATATATCATTATTGGAAAAGGAGAGTAGTAAGAGAAGacttggaaaaaaaaaaaaaaagtagaagaaagtGGCAACAAActcttttcattcaaattaataCCATTTAAACCTTATTTATATACGAAAATAGTTGcatattgaatttaaaaaggcCAAAAGCGTGGCGACTACCATGGGGACGCAGATTGACAAACTCAAAGCCAAATCACCAAAACGAAATTTGCTTTCTAAGGACGCTATCTCCGATCATAATTCTTAGAGCCCAAGGCAAAGACACCGCTCAACTTCGTGTCTATAAATACTATTTCCTTTCTTTGATTTCTCTATCCCCCCCAATTTTGGTCGCCCAACATCATGAATTTCAAAGACATGGCCGTTCCCCAGTCCGTCTCTGCTCTCTTCTCCGCCTACGCCTCCTTCGCCACCACCATGATGCTCATCCGTTCCCTCACCAACGAACTCCTCCCCGCCAAACTTATCTCCTTCTCTTCAATTTTCGTCTACTTCTTCGGTTCTATTTCTTCTCAGACTAAGCTCGTCATTGAGGAGAATTCTGGGTTTGCCATGAACGAGGTTTTTCAGGCCGCCGAGTTTTATCTCCGTACTAAAATCAGCCCTTCTATTGATACTCTCAAGGTCACCAAAACCCCTCGTCAGAAGAAAGTCACGCTTTCCATCGATAAGGACCAAGAAATCATTGATTACTTCGAGAATATTCGCCTCCAGTGGCGATTTCTCTGTTCCGTAGATGAACGCAATGGGGGTGGAAGCAGAGAGAAGCGTCAATTTGAGCTTTCGTTTCCCAAGAAATTCAGAGACAGAATTGTCGATTTCTATTTACCTTATGTGTTGAGAAGGGCGAAGGAGATTAAAGAGGAGAACAAAGTTGTCAAGATTTTTAGCCAGGAATGTCAGTATGATGACGACAGTGGCGGGAATTGGGGCTCTGTAAATCTAGAACATCCGGCGACGTTTGATACGCTGGCTATGGACCCTGAGTTGAAGCAATCGATAATCGAGGATTTGGATAGGTTTGTTAGAAGGAAGGATTTCTATAAAAAAGTGGGGAAGGCTTGGAAGAGGGGATATTTGTTGTATGGTCCTCCTGGTACGGGAAAATCAAGCTTAATTGCTGCCATGGCTAACTACCTTAAGTTTGACATTTACGATTTGGATCTCACAAACATGTACAGCAATAGCGATCTCAGGAGGGTTTTGTTAGCCACAACAAATCGATCAATTTTGGTGATCGAGGATATAGATTGCAGCGTGCAAATACAAAATCGCCAAAGTGAAGAACATTTTGATCAATCCAGCAGCAAggttagttttcatttttctttgttgtgcTCTAATTATAATATCTGAATTACATTACTCGGAATAAAAAACTGAGTTGAGgattttgattataatttgCAGTTTACCTTGTCGGGAATGCTTAATTTCATCGACGGATTGTGGTCAAGTTGTGGAGACGAAAGAATCATAATCTTCACGACGAACAACAAGCACCGATTGGATCCTGCTCTGCTACGGGCGGGTCGGATGGATATGCATATAAACATGTCGTATTGTAGCCGTGAAGGGTTGAGGGTGTTGGTGTCGAACTACCTCGGTGGGGAAGCGACTAAGCACAGTACGTATGGAGAAATAGAAGAATTGATCGGAGAAATGGAAGTGGCCCCGGCAGAGATAGCAGAAGAGCTAATGAAGGGGGAGGAGACGGAGGCGGTTCTTGGGGGACTGGTGGGTTTTCTGAAAcgtaaaagagaagaagagaggaaggagaaagaggagaagaaagaagagaaaggagaagaagaagaaaaagtagaagaagaagaagaagaaggggataaaatagtagaagaagaagaggcaACGAAGAAGACAAACTGGGAATTGAGAAATAGAGTGAGAAGAACTGGATATGGATATAGAGGACGTGGGCGAGGGCGTGGGTTCACTCGGCGAATACCGATGTGAATTGGTGGGTGGAGTGCTTAAGCATCGAGGGAATAGAAGGAAACCCTGTGTTTTTGTGATTGGGGTTTTGTCCGTCTTTGTCAGAGGCCAAGTGGACTCAGAGTTGTTGGGTTCGAGTTTAGTTATTGCAATAAATTGCGTGAGTGTGAAAAGAGCCCATCATATAttacacaaaattttcaattataaactGTGTGATTATATTAAAGTATATGATAAAAATACTATGTATATCTCAGCTTATAGATTCAATTTCTTGAACCTTCAACGTAAGAAAGACAAACTTTAATATAAACTATTGGTATACAATTGTAATTTGTTTAAgctttgtttaaaattttcttaacttttataATCGCAAAACAACccattttaaagttaattatggATATCATCTAAaccaaaactttaatataaactaaaaaatctcACAATAAAAT
This DNA window, taken from Cucumis sativus cultivar 9930 chromosome 6, Cucumber_9930_V3, whole genome shotgun sequence, encodes the following:
- the LOC101209401 gene encoding AAA-ATPase At3g50940, with translation MPSNPSSSHPNFANVKPLLTAAASFAATLVLARSVANDLLPPHLRSYLYHGCRDIFNRFSSQLTMIIDERDGLGPNQIYDAADTYLATKVSPSTHRLKVTKPEKEDNITTTMESNQQITDIFDGVQFHWVLVCSQIEEQNLYNPRLPFRSTVRSFKLCFHRKHRDMVLKSYLPHILHQAKELKQQTKTLKIYTFDFRHMYGNNSNLWIPTNLDHPATFEKLAMDSEIKDFILRDLERFVKRKEYYRKVGKAWKRGYLLYGPPGTGKSSLIAAMANYLRFAVYDLELTEIQCNSDLRKLLIGMGNRSILVVEDIDCSIQFQDRESESAEEENIPFRRRTTQVTLSGLLNFIDGLWSSCGDERIIIFTTNRKEKLDGALLRPGRMDVHVHMSYCSPCGFRLLASNYLGIENHQLFGEIEELILKAKVTPAEVAEQLLKGEDGDTALRELMEFLEDKKMRNEEERKGKIDDESEMEAGEKEERKEENEGIAA
- the LOC101205377 gene encoding AAA-ATPase At2g18193 produces the protein MNFKDMAVPQSVSALFSAYASFATTMMLIRSLTNELLPAKLISFSSIFVYFFGSISSQTKLVIEENSGFAMNEVFQAAEFYLRTKISPSIDTLKVTKTPRQKKVTLSIDKDQEIIDYFENIRLQWRFLCSVDERNGGGSREKRQFELSFPKKFRDRIVDFYLPYVLRRAKEIKEENKVVKIFSQECQYDDDSGGNWGSVNLEHPATFDTLAMDPELKQSIIEDLDRFVRRKDFYKKVGKAWKRGYLLYGPPGTGKSSLIAAMANYLKFDIYDLDLTNMYSNSDLRRVLLATTNRSILVIEDIDCSVQIQNRQSEEHFDQSSSKFTLSGMLNFIDGLWSSCGDERIIIFTTNNKHRLDPALLRAGRMDMHINMSYCSREGLRVLVSNYLGGEATKHSTYGEIEELIGEMEVAPAEIAEELMKGEETEAVLGGLVGFLKRKREEERKEKEEKKEEKGEEEEKVEEEEEEGDKIVEEEEATKKTNWELRNRVRRTGYGYRGRGRGRGFTRRIPM